Genomic segment of Denticeps clupeoides chromosome 13, fDenClu1.1, whole genome shotgun sequence:
CAGCCTGAGCAACACGTGATCTTTACCTGTCTCAGGACCCAACTCAGGCCGAGCCACAACCCCACTAAAGCTGCGAGGGCCGCGTACAGGAAGCGCCGATTCTGCCACAAGGACACGGCAACTCCGCCCCAACGTCCGCACAGAGTCTCCAACACTCCTGAAACAGCGAAGATGTCAGGCCTACAGacaggttgcaggttcgaaccccacttattacTGTAGGGCGTCTGGTAGACGCTGAAATGTGAGGTGTGGGGTTTCACTGGCGCGACACGTCAGACAGTAAGTACCGACATGCGCAGTAAAAGCAGGAGACTTGCTGGCGGGACCGTTTCCTCACCGTTTAAATCGGCTTCGTCCATGTTCCCGCTGCCAAAAGCGCGTCGCACTCGGATTTATGAACGTTTCATAAAAGTGAACTCTCCAGACGCATTTCACAAGGGGGCCGCCATTTTGAAAACAACACGCTGAACTCCGCCTCCGGCTGTTACGtcagcgccccctggcggcagCAGAGATGCGAGCAGAGGAGTCGAGGGGGGGTGTCTGGGGGaatgcctgtgtttgtgtgtaaatgtttgtgtgtgtgtggggggggggcgtttgtgcttatgtgtgtgtgtttgtgtatgtgtctgggggagactgtgttttgtgtttatatgtgtgtttgtgtatgtgtctggGGGAGATgttccagggggagactgtccctgtaactactgattgtaagtcggtctggataagggcgtctggtaaatgctgtaaatgtaaatgggggagtgcgtgtgtgtgtgtctgggggagtgtgtgtttgtgtatgtgtctgggggagtgtgtgtttgtgtgtgtgtttgtgtatgtgtctgggggagtgtgtgtgtgtctgggggagtgtgtgtttgtgtgtgtgtttgtgtatgtgtgtgtgtgtgtgtgtgtctgggggagtgtgtgtgtttgtgtgtaaatgtgtgtgggtgtttatatgtgtgtgtgtttgtgtatgtgtctggGGGAGTGCGtgtttgtgagtttgtgtgtatatatgtgtgtgtgtgtgtgtgtgcacgctcaAGGCTGAAGCTGAGGAAACATCAAGTtggtcttcaggatttacagaatcAAACCAGAAGTGACGTGTTCCCTgtgtgttggagaggaggaactgtGATGTTCTCTCACGCTGAGTGAGAACGTGGTGGCCCAGCGGAAATATTcccgtacatttacatttacggcatttaccagacgcccttatccagagcgacttacacttcagtagttacagggacagtccccccctggagacactcagggttaagtgtcttgctcagggacacgatggtagtaagtgggatttgaacctgggtcttctggttcataggcgagtgtgttactcactaggctactagcaccccgtGTCTCATGGTGGCcttactgctcactaaggctgtaGGTTTTTAGTTGTGTCGCCATGTGTATATTTTTGGAGACCTGCTGTGTATGAAGAGTGGCCTGGACAAGGTCCAACCACCATGGTTTTAtgtcaaaaacacattttgtgtcactGCACAGTAATTCCCATTCGTCAGACTCAAGCCAGGTTCAGGCTGAAGGTCTCTGAAGCTCTAAAATCATAAAACTTTATTGTCCAGCCAAGGGTGGAAATACAACACAAACTACACATCCTGTTTGGTGTATTCCTGGTTTAGATTATAACCCGCCAAACCCCATTTACAACTAATCTGTCCCTGAGTCATTATAACTTGTAACTagcagaggtgggtagagtagcgttactccaaaataataatgaaaaagtagtCATCCGGAAAATTACTCGAGGAAGTATGTAGTGATAAAACTACTCAAGTACTAACTAACTATTGGATTGTAatatgaacacatgtgcagttctgtacttaacaaaaagtggagacctgacctccacagtcaccggacctgaacccaatccagatggtttggggtgagctggaccaacaagtgctaaacacctctgggaactccttcaagactgttggagaagcatttcaggtgacgacctcttgaagctcatcgagagaatgccaagagtgtgcaaagcagtaaccagagcaaagaaactagaatataaaacatgttttcacttatttcacctttttttgttaagtacataactccacatgtgttcattcatagttttgatgccttcagtgagaatctaccaacgtaaatggtcatgaagataaagaaaacacatcgaatgagaaggcgcgtccaaacttttggcctgtactgtatgtattagCATTGatacattaaattaaacagCTAAACGATGACGCTAAATCCctcctctacagaaaatgtataaagtTACTCCAGtaaatatctgtgaaggttctcagtcatccaggtgatgGTTTCACCCTCCCAAGTCTGGACTTGAGAAATCCTCTGGAGTGGGACGGGCGAAACGTTGTCGAGGATCCGTAACAAGTCCAGtttgccagtgaaataaccgtcatgtaaatgtaactcgttACCAGACCTCTGGTAACTTGCTGAATAGAACAGGGTTCCCACTCCAAGCCAGTCTTCAAATTCCCTGGCCAAGAAGCAGAAATTACACATGCAGCCTAGCTGATGTAGGCCCATaagaaaaaatgcaatttttaacAATTATTAACTGTAACGCAGACCTtcaacattaatattaaatataataaaatctttgattaaatatattatgtaccataattattgtatttattttaatgtgtcaaATAAATggggtgattaaaaaaaaaaaaaaagactaaaaaaatgtaaataatttttatttatatttttctaaaaCAGGCATTAGCAAGTCAAAAAATGTCCTTTCCATGACAATGTTCCCTCACTGTTTGACTGAAATCTCAAatgaatattctttttttaaaaatcacatgaaTAGAGCTCGGTATAAAATAAGAGGATAAAAACTGGGCGTGGCCCAGGTGGTGAATCACGGACTCTTGGGTTTTTTCTGACTCTGCAGCTTATGCCGGACCACAGCCAACGTGGTGGAGAAATTCCCCAGGAACAGAAGCACGAAGCAGACGGCAGCAACAGACACCTGGGACAGAACTTGGAATTAACATCCGAGAAAGCAAGTCTGCGTATCTTTTACTTTTATACACACAACCAggcaaaagtctggacgcccctactcatttctgcactttttactttaaccGAAGAGAGAGGACAATgcaataacacacgtgaggttatgtgaagtgaagtgaagggattgtcattgtgatacacagcagcacagcacacggtgcacacagtgaaacgtgtcctctgcatttaaccatcacccttggtgagcagtgggcgccatgacaggcgcccggggagcagtgtgtggggacggtgctttgctcagtggcacctcagtggcaccttgacgggtcgggattcgattacggggccgcgtccttaaccgctaggccaccgctgcccctgtaATAAACAGGAAGATGAAGATTTGCGGGAGGAGGCTGTGATGCCAACATTTCTCACTCTTGGCTTCCAACAGTCACGTTCTTATCATTCGCTCATgtaatgatgacaatagtgaacaaagcagccatgaaggtaaagaacCGATTCATCAAGCATGCGTCACTTTCTcgtgatacaacaaatactaaacgTGTTTCTCGTGTTCgattctccaaagcggtccagacttttgactggtagtgtggtGTCCATTAACCACCTGCCACTCGACACAGTCTGAGCCCCGAGAGATTACGATCAGGGAGACCCCGTTGTACAGCTGCCAGAACTGCAAGGCACAAACGAATGAGGTTTCAGTTCCTTCAAAGCCTTGACGGAGCTGGTCAAATATCAACAGCGTGACCCCGACTATCAGTACGTCAGAAGGTCAGCAGCAGACGGATGATTCCGAACGGAACTTACGTGACCAAAGAACaggaaaggcagcagaaacGTCAGTCCGCGCCACATCCACGACTGAAAGCCCTCTGTGTTCAAAACACACGTATGGTAAGCAAagggagtgtatgtgtgtatgtatgtgtgtatgtgtatgtgtgtgtgcgtgtatgtgtgcgtgtatgtgtgtgtgtctgtgtgtgtgtctgtgtgtgtgtgtctgtgtgcgtgcgcgtgtatatgtatatgtatgtgtgtgtgtgtatatgtatgtgtgtgtgcgtatatgtatgtgcgtgtctctgtgcgtgtgtgcgtgtctctgtgcgtgtgtgcgtgtctctgtgtgtgtgcgtgtgtgtatgtatatgtatgtgtgcgtgtatgtgtgtgtgtctgtgtgtgtacatggtggtagtagcctagtgggtaacacactcgcctatgaaccagaagacccaggttcgaatcccacttactaccattgtgtccctgagcaagacacttaaccctgagtgtctccagtgggggactgtccctgtaactactgattgtaagtcgctctggataagggcgtctgataaatgctgtaaatgtaaatgtaaatgtaaatgtacacccCACAGACCCACGGTCAGGTCCAGGTTGTGTCTCTGTCCGAGGGCTCGGAGTCGGTACAGGCAGCCGCTCTGGTAGTAGTACTGCAGGAACTGCAGGAAACCTGCGCAGGCAGAAGACAGGCCGTCAGCGCGGCCGACGCCCGCCACTCGCAGCCCGCGGGCGCGCCCACTTACTCTGGTACATGGAGTACGACAGGAACTGGTTCCTAAACATCTGGTACGAGTTGCCATCGGGCCTGAGGGGTAAAGCACAgcagatttacacacacacacacacacacacacccctcacagcAGTACTCACCAGGTCAGCATGACCCCGGACAAGAACGTGGCGACATAGTGATGGACGACCCACCAGCCCTTAATCCTGCGAGAGACCGGCGTGAATACGGGGTACGGTGGGGACAGTGACTACAATAATGAGGttcgagcgtgtgtgtgtgtgtgtgtgtgtgtgtgtgttacctggaGCCATTGCTGATCAGTATGCTCTCTCGAATGGTGAGGGTGCAGTAGAACCAGACCAGCAGGAAGTTCAGCAGTGCATCAACGAACctggacacacagagagaagcaGGAAAGCGTGCCGGCTTTCCACAAACGTAGcccaatgacacacacacacacacacacacacacacacacacacacccttcagtCACCTGTAGCTCAGCGCAAACAGACACAGAGATGCCAGGACCAGCAGGACCACCGTCACGTACAGCTTGAACTGCTCATATTCGTCTTTGTAGGCCcccctgcacaacacaacacacgcTACCGTCCtgaccacacaccacacccGAGCTCAGCGCCGCATGCGCCCACAGTCGGTCTGGGGTTCACGTACTTGGACGACTTGCTAGGGAGGTTGACATTTACGCTCCCGAGAACCAGGCTGAGGTACAAGCTGAAAACGGAGCCATTATAACTATTAGAAGTACTGCACCACGATCATCATCCCAGTCAGAAATGGAAGTGGTCTGTTACCCATTCTTCTTTGGAAGGAACGCTTCCATTTCTAGTAAAGCCCTCGGCCACTCCTTCATCTGGGATTTGATCATGTCCACTTTTTTGGCGTCTTCTTCTGAAAGTCCCTTCCTCGACCTGAAACAAGAATCATTCACACACGTTCTTTGTGGTCTTCTCATGGCTCTCCTCTGTGTATCTGTCCACCAAACTTTGGGcagaatgcatttaaaatgaatactgaatacattaataaactaaaatacatataaaatgcatgtgtaaagCAGCTGTGACCGATCAATATTTCTGGCTGCTGAATTTGTCACTTCATGCACATCAGGATTGTCATTAATGAAACATCAACACAAACTGagcattaaaatgataaaacttGTTCTCTTTTTGCTTTATGAGCTTATACTCTTATACTTGTATTCTGAGTGTGCATCAGCATTGCACGCATTCCATTCACAGAAGTGGCGTGCACCCACTTTTCCATCAAGCGACTCAGGTCCTTCTGATTTTTCCCATGTCGTTTGATGTCTGCCGCAAAGCTCAGCTGCAGTTTAGAGACGTCATCCAGCTTCTGCATGTAAACTCTGTGAGtttcctgaacacacacacacagcatactgcacataaacacacaaacccacagcGTCCATCGTGCTGCGTTGATCCTACCTGGATCTGCTGGAACTCTCTGTCCAGTCCCTCCCAATCTCGGAACACGTTTCTTATGCCTGCAGACATTGTTGCTGGGAATCCGGTGGAGTTTGTGTGGGATATTAAAAGGGAGTTGGTCCCTCTGTCTGACCAGCGTCCATCATGCTGCTGATTAGGGTGCTGTGGAGCTGACTGGTTGGCCCTGGACTTTGTTTGGGGCCATAAAATCAGCGCTGGGCTGTCGACACCATACACCATGCACTTTTACCACCGTGCTCTGCCTCGTAATTGATCGTTTAAAGAACTAGATGAGTAATGAGGTTCTCCCCAGATGTCCGACTCAGAGTGATATATAATTTTATGCATGTTTCCATGTTACTCCTCATTACGTAACACCGATATCAGGCTGATGCAGGTaactgggtcaaaggtcaaagagATAATTTACCAACGTTCCCCAGCACGGCGGCGCTGGAGACGTTACGCGTGTTgtgttttaaaacagaaactcTGTTTGTGCGTGTGAGAGCAGCAGAGAGTTCGTTTTTACACGCAGATCGAGTAATATTACACGTTTAACGAGAATCCCTGGCCGCGTGAACGCGCCCGCCTGACGTCACGCCGCCGCTCGGCTCTGGTTGGCTGGCTGTGCGCATGCGCACTCGGCACGGCCGCCGCCGGAGACCAGGCTGCGCCGCAGGTGTGGCGACGTCCAGATCCTGCGCTGGGATGGCGGAGCGGCGGGACGCGGCGGCCGCCAGAGCCTGAGAGCCCGGAAGGAGCCGCGGAGAGAAGGTGCGTTACCTTCTGCACGGCCTGAAATGAACTATCGTGGTTTTACCAGCTTCAGAATTAAACACGATGGAACGATCTCGTCGTTTTCCACTGTAAATGCTGACTTTGCTCATTCATTATTGATGTACTGATCACTTGAATGTTGAAGACACTGTTTTGTTTATGCAAGATAAAGCTGTCGGCATTTTCCACCAGCGGCCGCTTATATGTAGTTATATTAGTTTATTCTCCTTTGTTCTGTAATTTTACATGGTAGAGATCTGTCCAGCGGTGCATGGTTACTGAACCAGCGGTTATATGTAGTTATATTACAATTTATTCTCCTTTGTTCTGTAATATTACATGGTAGAGAACTATCCAGCGGTGCATGGTTACTGAACCAGCGGGTATATGTAGTTATATTAGTTTATTCTCCTTTGTTCTGTAATATTACATGGTAGAGAACTATCCAGCAGTGCATGGTTACTGAACCAGCGGGTATATGTAGTTATATTAGTTTATTCTCCTTTGTTCTGTAATATTACATGGTAGAGATCTGTCCAGTGGTGTATGGTTACTGAACCAGCGGgtatatatagttatattaCAATTTATTCTCCTTTGTTCTGTAATATTGCATGGTAGAGAATTATCCAGCGGTGCATGGTTACTGAACCAGTGGTTATATGTAGTTATATTAGTTTATTCTCCTTTGTTCTGTAATATTACATGGTAGAGAACTATCCAGCGGTGCATGGTTACTGAACCAGCGGGTATATGTAGTTATATTAGTTTATTCTCCTTTGTTCTGTAATATTACATGGTAGAGAATTATCCAGCGGTGCATGGTTACTGAACCAGCGGGTATATGTAGTTATATTAGTTTATTCTCCTTTGTTCTGTAATATTACATGGTAGAGAACTATCCAGCGGTGCATGGTTACTGAACCAGCGGGTATATGTAGTTATATTAGTTTATTCTCCTTTGTTCTGTAATATTACATGGTAGAGAATTATCCAGCGGTGCATGGTTACTGAACCAGCGGGTATATGTAGTTATATTAGTTTATTCTCCTTTGTTCTGTAATATTACATGGTAGAGAACTATCCAGCGGTGCATGGTTACTGAACCAGCGGGTATATGTAGTTATATTAGTTTATTCTCCTTTGTTCTGTAATATTACATGGTAGAGAATTATCCAGCGGTGCATGGTTACTGAACCAGCGGGTATATGTAGTTATATTAGTTTATTCTCCTTTGTTCTGTAATATTACATGGTAGAGAACTATCCAGCGGTGCATGGTTACTGAACCAGCGGGTATATGTAGTTATATTAGTTTATTCTCCTTTGTTCTGTAATATTGCATGGTAGAGAATTATCCAGCGGTGCATGGTTACTGAACCAGCGGGTATATGTAGTTATATTAGTTTATTCTCCTTTGTTCTGTAATATTACATGGTAGAGAACTATCCAGCAGTGCATGGTTACTGAACCAGCGGTTATATGTTGttatattacaatttattttcCTTTGTTCTGTAATATTGCATGTTAGAAATCTGTCCAGCGGTGCATGGTTACTGAACAAGCGGGCATATGTAGTTATATTATGGTTACTGTATGCATGATGATACTTCGTGTCTTGACAGTGGGTCTTTGTGCTCTTGGTGACCTGGCTGGGACACTCCAGAGATGTGCGCCGCGCTCTACCTCCTCTCCACGCTTGCCGGCTACGTTCTCACCTCCGTCCTGCTGCTCAAATGCCCGGCCATCTTGCACCGGAGGAAGCGGGAGACGTTCCGCAGCAGGCACATCTCCCACCGGGGCGGTGAGGACGGATTCTCCTGCTCTCCTGGAAAGCTTagtcagaacattttaaatttagtCGAGCTCCGATCCTAATCGGAGAGTTGAAGTCTTTTCTTCTCCAGTTTATCGGGCGGAATATGGTGTTGTGCAATCCTTTTTCACCCCGATATCTGAGCCGTGAGCACAGAATAGGGACGGGGCTGTGGGCACCGAGGAGGCTGATAGCGAAGcggcggtggtgaaatgaactcTTGTGTTTTGCAGGTGCTggggagaacctggagaacacCATGGCTGCATTCCGCCAGTGAGTACCTGACCTAGTGGCCTGTAAATTTACTCTTGTTGATGATTAATGGGCTGTTTGCATTAAAAACCCAGAGTTTTTGGAGGGTTCAGGAGCAAAAGAACGGGCCAATGGCATGAAGAGCTGGAAACAAGGTCTTCCTCCTGGTCTCTTGCACAGGAGCAAGACtggaaaacatttatttagcaGAACAGATAAAGACgtcacacactgtcacacactgtcacacGCCCAGGTTTCTCCTCCAGTCTCTACACTCCTCATACCCCTTGTACCCAGAAGATGTACCCTTGTAATAGAAGATGGAAGAAGGCCAAGTCCTTCTGCTGGCATCGCTGGCTAATGCGGGTCTGCGTTATTCATGGCTCGTCTCTTTAATTCTGTTTAAAATTCGGAAATCGAGTGGCCCAGTTTCCTCTCCGTCTTGGACTGGTGCTAGATGACGGGGTAGAACCAGTTCACCGGGGACTTTTAAACTGGAAAAGCAGGTATTCGAAATGGGCGGCCATTCCTGACCGAGCAGGAAAGACCCAAGCAGCAGAACATTCGTCCCTCATGAAGACATTCATTCCTAATTCCCTGCAGTCAGAGTCGCCTGGAGACCATCTGACCGTCCAGGAGACTGGACACGTTCATACAGAACTTGAGCACCAACTACACCCTCATGACACGGTGCCGGcatgaaaacacaaaatttGAACAATGGGAGCATGTAGACCACGCCCACATTCAAATTCCAGCACTCTGGTGGAGGAActggtgaatgtgacattagtgaccacgccctcATGATGCATCTTGTATAGAAgaagggaagtgaagtgattgtcactgtgagacacaatggacggtaccttcatcaaggggacctcagtggcaccttggcggctcgggactcgaacccacagcCTTCCAATGACAAGTCCTAGGGCTAGGGCCTAGACAGCATCGCCCACAGGGcagttttttatatttatattagaaATATAGATATGAAgacatatacaatataatatatgtgaAGGTCATCTGAATGAGCAGCATGTAGCTTGTATGTCCTGCTGTGGTCTTTGATGAGACCCGTGCtcgcggtgggcggggcctggggtTTATTAAAATGGCGCCATGGCTCCAGTCGCTGTTTCTTGTACCCAGCGCGGTGGAGCTTGGCACTGACATGCTAGAGCTGGACTGCCACCTGACCAAGGACGAGCAGGTGGTCGTGCTTCACGATGACAACCTGAAACGCGCAACAGGTGTGAGCGGCGACATCGCCAACGTGGCGTACACGGTGCGTGGCCAGCGTCCTTCACAGGCTCGCCGCCGCTCTCATTCCTTCACACGTCTTCATatagactctctctctctctcactacaGGACCTTCCCCCGTACCTCTGCAGACTGGGCGTGACCTTTCAGAAGGGTGAGAGGCTTACAGCATGTTTGTTGTTCTATTGCTGTACATTGGTGGgtgtgagcgagcgagagagagagaccggtGTCACGTTTACACCGGTGGGGTCTGTTATTAACATGCAGGTTCTGAACTGAGTTTTGAGATCAGATTTAATTTATGGAAATGAGCCCTTGTCTAGTTTTTCatggtgtgtatttgtgtgtgtgtgtgtgtgtgtgtgtgtgtgtatatagagtGCTACTGTGACGGGGGTGAGGACAAGCGAATCCCGCTGCTGAAGGACGTGTTTGAGGCTTTTCCTGACACGCCCGTCAACGTCGACATCAAGGTCAACGACGACACCCTCATAAAAAAGGTCTGTGTTGTAAACTGTGTTATAGtagtaaaatatgcaaaaacggTAAAAACCGTCAAAATCATCCTCCTTCTAAAACCTTCATTTCCTTCTGCACAACTAtggcaagccaacagggccaataatcaGCAGGTTCACGACGCAATATAAAGGTAACGCCATAAAAAACGTCATTTTGTTCATAGAAAACGACATAATCCTTGACGACTCCTTATCGGCCTCAAGTACAGTGTTCTCTGTTGCTCTGTATaagagcgtctgctaaatgGTAAAACACACAAGTAATCCTGTTTCAAAGTTGAAAGTGTCTataatgttcatgttgataaagtgaagtgattgtcacatgtgatacacagcagcacagcacacggtgcacacagtgaaatttgtcctctgcatttaacccatcaccctgagtgagcagtgggcagccatgacaggcgcccggggagcagtgtgtggggacggtgctttgctcagtggcacctcggcggatcgggattcgaaccggcaaccttctgattacggggccgcttccttaaccgctaggccaccactgatatGTAGGGCCACATCCCACGAGGACATTTtctatagatctattattatggcctggtGATATGAAGGGCCAATAACACttaaactacagatcccataatcaAACTAAGCGCCCTACGCACTGATTTTGAAGCACGAAAAAAAGAATTTCGacctgcttcacaacccatttgccatCAACGTGGAAACGGCTCCTgaacagattcagctgcagtgtaaaggtCGCGTTCTACACACGTCATGTCATTATCAAGTTAAAATAAGGAACTTCTGAAATAAACACTTTAGAattaatatttgatcaatgtttgactTTGCGAGGGATGGGGGAGTCTCTGATGGTTCTGGATGTTCTGCTCGAGACGCTCTCTAAGTGTTCTTAGATCATCAGCTGGATCAGGTGGTGTAGATGCTGCCAGGTTTTtcagcgtgcgtgtgtgtgtgtgtgtgtgtgtgtgtgtgtgtaggtttctGAGCTGGTGATCCAGTACAACAGAGAACAGCTGACCGTGTGGGGAAACTCCAGCAACCAGATTGTGCGGAAATGTTATAAAGAGGTGCGTTCATGCGGACATGTATCTCATTCTCATGATAagaacgtgtatgtgtgtgaatggttAAACCTGTTCTCTGTAGAACCCACGGATCCCACTGCTGTTCAGTCTGCCCCGGGTTCTGCTGCTGGTGGGTCTGTTCTACACTGGCCTGCTTCCATTCTTCCCTCTGAGGGAGCAGTTCCTGGAGATCCCCATGCCATCCATCATCAGCAAGTATGatctctctcacaaacacaatcTTATCAATGAAATATC
This window contains:
- the tmem120ab gene encoding transmembrane protein 120A-like — translated: MVYGVDSPALILWPQTKSRANQSAPQHPNQQHDGRWSDRGTNSLLISHTNSTGFPATMSAGIRNVFRDWEGLDREFQQIQETHRVYMQKLDDVSKLQLSFAADIKRHGKNQKDLSRLMEKSRKGLSEEDAKKVDMIKSQMKEWPRALLEMEAFLPKKNGLYLSLVLGSVNVNLPSKSSKGAYKDEYEQFKLYVTVVLLVLASLCLFALSYRFVDALLNFLLVWFYCTLTIRESILISNGSRIKGWWVVHHYVATFLSGVMLTWPDGNSYQMFRNQFLSYSMYQSFLQFLQYYYQSGCLYRLRALGQRHNLDLTVEGFQSWMWRGLTFLLPFLFFGHFWQLYNGVSLIVISRGSDCVEWQVSVAAVCFVLLFLGNFSTTLAVVRHKLQSQKKPKSP
- the gdpd1 gene encoding lysophospholipase D GDPD1; the protein is MCAALYLLSTLAGYVLTSVLLLKCPAILHRRKRETFRSRHISHRGGAGENLENTMAAFRHAVELGTDMLELDCHLTKDEQVVVLHDDNLKRATGVSGDIANVAYTDLPPYLCRLGVTFQKECYCDGGEDKRIPLLKDVFEAFPDTPVNVDIKVNDDTLIKKVSELVIQYNREQLTVWGNSSNQIVRKCYKENPRIPLLFSLPRVLLLVGLFYTGLLPFFPLREQFLEIPMPSIISKLKDPSRMTKSQRLLTWLADTLLMRKALFDHLTARGIQVYIWVLNDEEDFQRAFNLGATGIMTDYPTKLKSFMEKNSLLKSD